The following coding sequences are from one Sphingobium sp. Cam5-1 window:
- a CDS encoding conjugal transfer protein TraD encodes MRKPRDFDAELKALTDKARHLKSRKQSQLGELVMAAGADGLSAEELAGALLAIATTTDSVKREAWRKRGAAFFSGKRDEAGSGAGDRPGSVAPGSDRASPAAGPSGAA; translated from the coding sequence ATGCGCAAGCCAAGAGACTTCGATGCCGAGCTCAAGGCCTTGACCGATAAGGCGCGGCATTTGAAGAGCCGTAAGCAGAGCCAGCTCGGCGAATTGGTGATGGCGGCCGGCGCTGATGGGCTCAGCGCCGAGGAGCTCGCCGGCGCGCTGCTGGCGATCGCGACGACGACCGACAGCGTGAAGCGGGAGGCGTGGCGCAAACGGGGCGCGGCCTTCTTTTCAGGCAAGCGCGATGAAGCTGGCAGCGGCGCTGGCGACAGGCCGGGGAGCGTTGCGCCGGGTAGCGATCGCGCGTCACCGGCTGCAGGCCCGAGCGGCGCGGCATGA
- the traA gene encoding Ti-type conjugative transfer relaxase TraA — translation MAIYHFSAKIISRAAGSSALAAAAYRSASRLHDERLGRHHDFSNKPGVVHSEVLLPEGAPEEWRGREQLWNDVEAAELRKDAQLAREVEFAIPREMTEAEGIRLARDFVEREFVSRGMVADLNVHWDVAADGSPKPHAHVMLSLREVTQEGFGAKVRDWNRTELLTHWREAWAEHVNQRLAELDIYARIDHRSLEAQGIDLEPQNKIGPAASRMASQGHDSERLEEHHAIARANGEKILADPNIALDAITHGQATFTTRDLAMFVHRHSEGKEQFDQVMAAVKASPDLVALGKDGRGDERFTSRSMLETEQRLERGAAALDARRHHGVASRHVDHALARAGRRGLDLSAEQRGALEHVTSANGLSNVIGYAGTGKSAMLGVAREAWEHAGYEVQGAALSGIAAENLEGGSGIASRTIASFEHQWAQDRELLTDRSILVIDEAGMIGTRQMERVIREAEKRGAKVVLVGDPEQLQAIEAGAAFRSVAERHGSVEITSIRRQSEEWQRDATRALATGRTSEAIDAYDKAGHVHAAETRDDARRELIDRWERDRGIDSQASRIILTHTNDEVRALNEAARERLQGAGALGEEIELTVERGSRSFAAGDRVMFLQNERSLGVKNGTLATVQSVSQASMAVMLDDGRAVAFGLKDYAAIDHGYAATIHKAQGMTVDKVHVLATPGLDRHAAYVALSRHRGTVDLHYGQDDFADQGRLVRTLSRERGKDMVSDYTQARDPEPQAAAGRSIAAPGGKRLGADPPERPEPQQDMIQVRDRAIVRHARAVQAIFTMQDQGLDSTPDQLRALNDARKGLNDLRPHAALDAETAYARNPSLAASAARGDTEPARAAILHEKEVRTNPELRADRFVERWNRYANAAERAYASGDYDSRRAYQDTMRNMAKSLERDPQMESILAGRKRELGIAIDSGRKLGAELAFNHGIDLGRGRGLGINM, via the coding sequence ATGGCGATCTACCATTTCTCCGCCAAGATCATCTCCCGCGCTGCGGGCTCCTCTGCCTTGGCCGCGGCTGCCTATCGCTCGGCCTCACGCCTGCATGACGAGCGGCTTGGCCGCCATCATGATTTCTCCAACAAACCAGGCGTCGTGCACAGCGAAGTGCTGCTGCCCGAGGGCGCGCCCGAAGAGTGGCGCGGTCGGGAGCAGCTGTGGAACGATGTCGAGGCCGCCGAACTGCGCAAGGACGCGCAACTGGCCCGCGAGGTGGAGTTCGCCATCCCGCGCGAGATGACTGAGGCAGAAGGCATTCGCCTGGCGCGCGACTTTGTCGAACGGGAATTTGTAAGCCGGGGCATGGTTGCTGACCTCAATGTCCATTGGGATGTCGCGGCCGATGGCAGTCCCAAGCCGCATGCCCATGTGATGCTCTCTTTACGCGAAGTGACGCAGGAGGGGTTTGGCGCCAAGGTGCGGGACTGGAACCGGACCGAACTGCTCACCCATTGGCGCGAAGCCTGGGCGGAACATGTCAATCAGCGCCTGGCCGAACTCGATATCTACGCGCGGATCGATCATCGCAGCCTGGAGGCCCAGGGGATCGATCTTGAGCCGCAGAACAAGATCGGCCCGGCTGCTTCGCGGATGGCAAGCCAAGGCCATGACAGCGAGCGGCTCGAAGAGCATCATGCCATCGCCCGCGCCAATGGCGAGAAGATCCTCGCCGACCCGAATATCGCGCTGGATGCGATCACGCATGGACAGGCGACCTTCACCACCCGCGACCTCGCCATGTTCGTGCATCGGCATAGCGAGGGAAAGGAGCAATTCGATCAGGTGATGGCGGCGGTGAAGGCGTCGCCCGATCTGGTCGCGCTCGGCAAGGATGGACGTGGCGATGAACGCTTCACCTCGCGATCCATGCTCGAGACCGAGCAGCGGCTTGAGCGTGGCGCCGCCGCGCTCGACGCGCGTCGCCATCATGGCGTCGCGTCGCGCCATGTCGATCATGCGCTCGCACGGGCAGGCAGACGCGGACTCGATCTCTCGGCCGAGCAGCGTGGCGCGCTTGAGCATGTGACCAGCGCGAACGGGCTTAGCAATGTCATCGGCTATGCCGGCACCGGCAAGAGCGCGATGCTGGGGGTGGCTCGCGAAGCCTGGGAGCATGCGGGATATGAGGTGCAGGGTGCAGCGCTCTCGGGGATTGCTGCTGAAAATCTCGAAGGTGGCTCTGGCATTGCGTCGCGCACCATCGCCAGCTTCGAGCATCAATGGGCGCAGGATCGCGAACTGCTGACCGACAGGTCCATCCTCGTCATCGACGAGGCCGGGATGATCGGCACGCGGCAGATGGAGCGGGTAATCAGGGAAGCGGAAAAGCGCGGCGCGAAGGTGGTGCTGGTCGGTGATCCCGAGCAGCTGCAGGCGATCGAGGCGGGGGCCGCGTTCCGCTCGGTGGCCGAACGGCATGGCAGTGTCGAGATCACCTCCATCCGCCGCCAGAGCGAGGAATGGCAGCGGGACGCGACACGGGCTCTCGCCACGGGACGGACGAGCGAGGCGATCGATGCCTATGACAAAGCGGGGCATGTCCATGCGGCCGAGACGCGTGATGACGCGCGGCGCGAACTGATCGATCGCTGGGAGAGGGACCGCGGCATCGACTCGCAAGCCAGCCGCATCATTCTCACCCATACCAATGACGAGGTACGGGCGCTCAACGAAGCGGCGCGCGAGCGGCTGCAGGGTGCTGGCGCGCTGGGCGAGGAGATTGAGCTCACCGTCGAGCGGGGGTCACGCAGCTTTGCAGCGGGTGATAGGGTCATGTTCTTGCAAAATGAGCGTAGCCTTGGGGTGAAGAATGGCACGCTGGCGACCGTGCAGAGCGTCAGCCAGGCGAGCATGGCGGTGATGCTCGACGATGGCCGGGCGGTGGCGTTCGGCCTCAAGGACTATGCCGCCATCGATCATGGCTATGCCGCCACCATTCACAAGGCGCAGGGCATGACGGTGGACAAGGTGCATGTGCTCGCCACGCCAGGGCTCGACCGTCATGCCGCCTATGTGGCGCTGTCCCGGCATCGCGGCACGGTCGATCTCCATTATGGCCAGGATGACTTTGCCGATCAGGGCAGGCTGGTGCGCACGCTGAGCCGCGAGCGGGGCAAGGACATGGTGTCTGACTATACACAGGCGCGCGATCCGGAGCCGCAGGCAGCGGCTGGCAGGTCGATCGCTGCTCCGGGAGGAAAAAGGCTCGGCGCCGATCCTCCAGAGAGGCCTGAGCCGCAGCAGGATATGATACAGGTGCGGGACCGCGCCATTGTCCGTCACGCCCGCGCCGTGCAGGCGATCTTCACCATGCAGGATCAAGGGCTCGACAGCACGCCCGATCAACTCCGCGCATTGAACGACGCACGCAAGGGGCTGAACGACCTGCGGCCGCATGCCGCGCTCGACGCCGAGACGGCCTATGCGCGTAATCCCTCGCTCGCAGCCTCAGCAGCACGGGGCGACACCGAGCCGGCGCGCGCCGCTATCCTCCACGAGAAGGAGGTTCGCACCAACCCCGAGCTTCGCGCCGACCGCTTTGTCGAGCGATGGAACCGCTACGCGAATGCCGCAGAACGGGCCTATGCATCAGGCGACTATGACAGCCGCCGTGCTTATCAGGATACGATGCGCAACATGGCCAAGTCGCTGGAGCGTGATCCGCAGATGGAGTCCATTCTTGCAGGTCGCAAGCGCGAACTGGGGATCGCCATCGACAGCGGACGCAAGTTGGGAGCAGAGCTGGCGTTCAATCATGGGATCGATCTGGGGCGCGGCCGGGGGCTTGGTATTAATATGTGA
- a CDS encoding conjugal transfer protein TraD: MKRRERTRHLIELGGLIMKADLVALTDDDRAVILGLLGEAASRLRTGERDRALMLWRRRGQRMFATDALPDQD; the protein is encoded by the coding sequence GTGAAACGGCGCGAGCGCACGCGGCATCTGATCGAGCTCGGCGGGCTCATCATGAAGGCGGATCTTGTCGCGCTTACCGATGACGATCGCGCGGTGATCCTGGGGCTGCTCGGCGAAGCGGCAAGCCGTCTACGGACTGGGGAGCGCGACAGGGCGCTGATGCTCTGGCGGCGGCGCGGGCAACGCATGTTTGCTACCGACGCATTGCCGGATCAGGACTGA
- a CDS encoding serine hydrolase domain-containing protein, translating into MSVAASAAQLLPNRAWARSAPRYPAIHVLVDQTIATEAAPGVVVAVGKCSGPTRYVSGGTLAFGSSHAVDENSLWRVYSMTKPITGMAAMLLIAEGKLKLDQPIADFLPAYSSIRVLTDPAKSLDARPATGPITIRHLLTHTAGLGTLTSPGPLADAYRRAGLAPSRVSRAEQDGASAPSASSLEMFADRLATLPLLSDPGAKWSYSVGLDLLGRVLEVASGMPFDRLLEQRFFVPLKMRSSFFQVPRDQAVRLATNYRLKNGVLEQVDGGTDSVFLDPPAYPAGGAGLVSSAHDYDRFLAMLANHGTLDGITVMPPSAVKLGMSNLLPPGASMASYYWPASGDGFGAGGSVGLSGPGKGDYGWLGVAGSKAFVNADSGLRASGFINVMDNYTFAPDLVSAVHRDIG; encoded by the coding sequence ATGAGCGTTGCCGCCAGCGCTGCGCAGCTGCTTCCGAACCGCGCCTGGGCGCGCAGTGCGCCTAGGTATCCTGCCATTCACGTGCTGGTTGATCAGACGATCGCCACAGAGGCTGCGCCCGGTGTGGTGGTGGCTGTCGGCAAGTGCAGCGGCCCAACTCGCTACGTCAGCGGTGGGACGCTGGCGTTCGGCAGCAGTCACGCCGTCGATGAAAACAGCCTCTGGCGTGTTTATTCGATGACCAAGCCGATTACCGGCATGGCGGCGATGCTGCTGATCGCGGAAGGCAAGCTAAAGCTGGATCAGCCGATCGCTGATTTCCTGCCAGCCTATTCCTCGATCCGGGTGCTGACTGATCCGGCGAAAAGTCTCGACGCCCGCCCAGCTACCGGTCCCATAACCATACGCCACTTGCTGACCCATACCGCAGGGCTTGGCACTCTGACCTCGCCCGGGCCGCTTGCCGATGCCTACCGGCGTGCGGGACTTGCGCCGAGCCGGGTTAGCCGCGCGGAGCAGGATGGCGCTTCAGCACCAAGTGCTTCGAGCCTCGAGATGTTCGCCGATCGTCTGGCGACGCTGCCGCTTCTTTCCGATCCCGGCGCAAAATGGAGCTATTCGGTTGGCCTCGATCTTCTCGGCCGGGTTCTGGAGGTCGCCTCAGGCATGCCCTTCGATCGCCTGCTGGAGCAGCGCTTCTTCGTTCCGTTGAAGATGCGCAGCAGCTTCTTCCAGGTGCCGCGCGACCAGGCTGTGCGCTTGGCCACCAACTACCGGCTGAAGAATGGTGTCCTCGAGCAAGTGGATGGCGGCACCGATTCCGTGTTCCTTGATCCGCCGGCATATCCAGCTGGCGGCGCCGGGCTCGTCTCGTCCGCCCATGATTATGACCGGTTCCTGGCCATGCTGGCCAACCATGGCACGCTGGATGGAATTACGGTCATGCCACCGAGCGCCGTGAAGCTGGGAATGTCTAACCTCCTGCCGCCTGGCGCAAGCATGGCCTCCTATTATTGGCCGGCAAGCGGGGACGGCTTTGGCGCGGGAGGCAGCGTCGGCCTGTCGGGCCCCGGCAAAGGCGATTATGGCTGGCTGGGCGTTGCGGGCAGCAAGGCGTTCGTCAATGCTGACAGCGGCCTGCGAGCCTCGGGGTTCATCAACGTCATGGACAACTATACCTTCGCACCCGATCTTGTTTCAGCTGTTCATCGGGATATCGGTTGA
- a CDS encoding sigma factor-like helix-turn-helix DNA-binding protein, translating into MTDDDDPALLARLEDAVLRLPRIQRDIFLAVRLDALSYAEIAERTGLTTAQVERLFAEALGNFCRNLDDPTRHRWRRWFR; encoded by the coding sequence ATGACCGACGATGACGATCCCGCTCTGCTCGCGCGGCTGGAGGATGCGGTGCTTCGATTGCCCCGTATCCAGCGCGATATCTTTTTGGCCGTGCGGTTAGATGCCCTGAGCTATGCCGAGATTGCCGAACGCACCGGCCTCACCACCGCCCAGGTCGAACGGCTGTTCGCCGAGGCCCTCGGCAATTTCTGCCGCAATCTCGATGACCCGACGCGGCATCGATGGCGGCGCTGGTTCCGCTGA
- a CDS encoding helix-turn-helix transcriptional regulator codes for MTAQPPDRILRLNTVLDRTGLSRATLYRKVAAGTFPRQIRIASRCMGWRESAIDEWLRNPMFYSVEDG; via the coding sequence ATGACCGCTCAGCCGCCCGACCGCATTCTCCGCCTCAACACCGTGCTGGACCGCACCGGCCTCAGCCGCGCCACCCTCTACCGCAAGGTGGCGGCCGGCACCTTCCCCCGCCAAATCCGCATCGCCAGCCGCTGCATGGGATGGCGGGAATCCGCCATCGACGAGTGGCTGAGGAACCCGATGTTCTACAGCGTCGAGGATGGATGA
- a CDS encoding transglutaminase family protein, which produces MKFQIRHETTFRYRDAVGLQPHRLMLVPRSSHDLRVLASSIRLTPEAEVEWTQDVFGNLVATACFSGSADQLVISTDVTVEQFASAWPIFRIAPGAHSYPFTYSEEERADLGALLKAQHPDNGGRFDNWVRAFVRACPTDTLSLLKDINNGIADAIAYRTRDEDGTQGPLETLTMGSGSCRDMAALFIEAVRHLGFGGRAVSGYLHDPDQLLHDAGSTHAWAEVYLPAAGWIAFDPTHRRTGSANLIPVAVGRCNKQIMPVTGGYIGAADDFIGMDVHVNVTLT; this is translated from the coding sequence ATGAAGTTCCAAATACGCCATGAAACCACCTTTCGTTATCGGGATGCTGTGGGCCTGCAACCGCATCGCCTGATGCTTGTGCCGCGCAGTTCGCACGATCTGAGGGTGTTGGCGAGTTCTATCCGTCTGACGCCGGAAGCAGAGGTCGAATGGACGCAAGACGTGTTTGGGAACCTGGTTGCGACCGCCTGCTTTTCGGGCTCTGCGGACCAACTCGTCATATCAACGGACGTCACGGTGGAGCAGTTTGCTTCGGCATGGCCCATCTTCCGGATCGCGCCAGGCGCTCACTCCTACCCTTTCACTTATTCAGAAGAAGAAAGGGCCGATCTGGGCGCTCTCCTAAAGGCGCAACATCCGGATAATGGCGGAAGGTTTGATAATTGGGTACGCGCTTTCGTTCGCGCATGTCCGACAGACACGTTGTCGCTGCTGAAAGACATCAACAATGGCATCGCCGATGCGATCGCCTACCGAACCCGAGACGAGGATGGAACACAAGGTCCGCTGGAAACTTTAACGATGGGGAGTGGATCCTGCCGAGACATGGCGGCTCTATTCATCGAGGCGGTTCGCCACCTTGGCTTTGGCGGCCGTGCCGTCTCCGGCTATTTGCATGATCCAGACCAACTCCTGCATGATGCAGGATCAACGCACGCCTGGGCGGAAGTCTACCTTCCAGCGGCCGGGTGGATCGCATTTGACCCTACGCACCGGCGCACCGGCTCAGCGAACCTTATTCCCGTCGCAGTTGGCAGGTGTAACAAGCAGATCATGCCGGTCACTGGTGGGTACATTGGCGCAGCGGACGACTTTATCGGCATGGACGTCCACGTGAACGTCACGCTGACTTAA
- the groL gene encoding chaperonin GroEL (60 kDa chaperone family; promotes refolding of misfolded polypeptides especially under stressful conditions; forms two stacked rings of heptamers to form a barrel-shaped 14mer; ends can be capped by GroES; misfolded proteins enter the barrel where they are refolded when GroES binds) translates to MTAKDVQFSQQAREGMARGVNILADAVRVTLGPKGRNVLINKSYGAPRITKDGVTVAKEIELANKFENMGAQMMRAVASRAHDHAGDGTTTATVLAQAIVREGMKAVSAGIDPMDLKRGIDLAVTAVVTELKARSKPVANNQEIAQVGIVSANGDEVVGNRIAEAMEKVGKEGVITIEEAPGIEFALDVVEGMQFDRGYLSPYFVTDSEKMSVELEDPYILIHEKKMGNVQAMLPVLEAVAKAHRSLLIVAEDVEGDALSTLVVNKLRGGLKVAAVRAPGFGDRSKAMLEDLAILTASNVVTEELGVKLENVTLEMLGTAKRVSISKDTTMIVYGAGRPDAIQGRVETIRRQIETATSDYDREKLQERLAKLAGGVAVIKVGGASELEVKERKDRVEDALHATRAAVEEGILPGGGTALLYASKALDAICPVNDNQRRGIEIVRRALQAPVRQIAENAGFDGGVVAGRLLDGKDENLGFNAQSDQYENLFQSGIIDPTKVVRTALQDAASVAGLLITTEAAIADRMEGGSSADGAHSGIGF, encoded by the coding sequence ATGACAGCTAAAGACGTACAATTCTCCCAACAGGCCCGCGAGGGCATGGCACGGGGCGTCAACATCCTTGCCGACGCAGTGCGCGTTACACTTGGCCCCAAGGGCCGCAACGTTCTGATCAATAAAAGCTACGGAGCGCCCCGGATTACCAAGGATGGCGTGACCGTCGCCAAGGAAATCGAGCTTGCCAATAAGTTTGAAAACATGGGCGCGCAAATGATGCGCGCCGTAGCATCCCGAGCGCATGATCACGCTGGAGACGGGACCACCACCGCCACCGTACTCGCGCAGGCGATCGTTCGAGAGGGTATGAAGGCGGTATCCGCCGGCATCGACCCCATGGATCTCAAGCGCGGCATCGATCTCGCTGTCACCGCCGTGGTGACCGAACTCAAGGCGCGATCCAAGCCCGTTGCGAACAACCAGGAGATTGCTCAGGTGGGCATCGTCTCGGCCAATGGCGATGAGGTCGTCGGAAACAGGATCGCCGAGGCCATGGAAAAGGTGGGCAAGGAGGGCGTGATCACGATCGAGGAGGCCCCCGGGATTGAGTTCGCATTGGATGTGGTCGAAGGCATGCAGTTCGACCGGGGCTATCTGTCGCCCTATTTTGTCACTGACAGCGAGAAGATGTCGGTCGAGTTAGAGGATCCGTATATCCTAATCCATGAGAAGAAAATGGGGAACGTGCAGGCGATGCTTCCCGTCCTGGAGGCGGTAGCAAAGGCGCACCGATCGCTTCTTATCGTCGCCGAGGATGTTGAAGGCGATGCGCTCTCGACGTTGGTGGTCAACAAGTTGCGCGGCGGGCTCAAGGTCGCGGCGGTAAGGGCGCCGGGTTTCGGTGATCGTAGCAAGGCGATGCTCGAAGATCTTGCGATCTTGACGGCGAGTAACGTTGTGACCGAGGAACTTGGCGTCAAGCTGGAGAATGTCACGCTCGAAATGCTGGGCACCGCAAAGCGTGTGTCGATCTCGAAGGACACGACCATGATCGTCTACGGGGCCGGCAGGCCCGACGCCATTCAGGGCCGTGTTGAAACGATCCGACGGCAGATCGAGACTGCGACAAGCGACTATGACCGGGAAAAGCTGCAGGAGCGGCTCGCTAAGCTGGCCGGGGGCGTTGCCGTCATAAAAGTCGGCGGGGCATCCGAACTCGAAGTCAAGGAGCGGAAGGATCGGGTCGAGGACGCGCTGCACGCGACGCGGGCAGCGGTCGAAGAGGGTATATTGCCGGGCGGCGGCACCGCCCTGCTTTATGCGTCGAAGGCGCTGGACGCTATCTGTCCCGTCAATGATAATCAGCGGCGTGGCATCGAAATCGTCCGCCGGGCGCTGCAGGCGCCAGTTCGCCAGATCGCCGAGAATGCAGGTTTTGATGGCGGCGTGGTCGCCGGTAGACTCCTGGATGGGAAAGACGAGAATCTTGGCTTCAACGCGCAAAGCGACCAATATGAAAATCTTTTCCAATCCGGCATCATCGATCCTACCAAGGTTGTGCGAACCGCGTTGCAGGATGCCGCGTCAGTCGCCGGGCTGCTGATCACCACAGAAGCGGCAATTGCTGATCGCATGGAGGGCGGCAGCAGTGCCGATGGTGCGCATTCAGGCATAGGATTCTAG
- a CDS encoding DUF6771 family protein, with product MTEETKAIILGVLERAPQWIRHDLVAKDAAARARAEETLAAMIADALGKEIGRAA from the coding sequence ATGACCGAAGAGACCAAAGCGATCATCCTTGGCGTGCTCGAACGCGCGCCGCAGTGGATCAGGCATGATCTGGTGGCGAAGGATGCCGCTGCGCGCGCACGCGCCGAAGAGACGCTGGCGGCGATGATTGCTGACGCCCTGGGCAAGGAGATCGGCAGGGCGGCTTGA
- a CDS encoding HEPN domain-containing protein — protein MKTGLDHLPANKQRELERIVQIIFEEFEDAFALSRHEWKKAGRILKVILYGSYARGTWVDEPHTAKGYKSDYDLLIIVSDKRLTDRIKYWAKLDDRLIREYGITGGLKTPVNFIVHTLQEVNDGLAHGRYFFIDVAKDGIALYESEASELHKPQPKTPHAALEMAKEYFEEWMPSGMQFLETAKFTAGRGWNKKAAFLLHQATESLYHCVLLVCTFYTPHVHNLAFLRTQAERIDRRLCHVWPSDNRQQRGRFEKLKEAYVKARYSKHYRITEEELAWLGEQVEELGRVVHAICSERIDHLEQTARDAG, from the coding sequence ATGAAAACCGGCCTCGATCATCTTCCTGCCAACAAGCAGCGCGAACTCGAACGGATCGTCCAGATCATCTTCGAGGAGTTCGAGGATGCCTTTGCGCTCTCGCGCCATGAGTGGAAGAAAGCGGGCCGGATCCTGAAAGTGATCCTCTATGGCAGCTATGCGCGCGGCACCTGGGTCGATGAGCCGCACACCGCCAAGGGCTACAAATCCGACTATGATCTTCTCATCATCGTCAGCGACAAGCGGCTCACCGATCGCATCAAATATTGGGCCAAGCTCGATGACCGGCTGATCCGCGAATATGGCATCACCGGCGGCCTCAAGACCCCGGTCAACTTCATCGTCCACACCCTGCAGGAGGTGAATGACGGCCTCGCACATGGCCGCTATTTTTTCATCGACGTCGCGAAGGACGGCATCGCGCTGTACGAGTCAGAGGCGAGCGAGCTCCACAAGCCGCAACCCAAGACGCCGCATGCCGCGCTGGAGATGGCCAAGGAATATTTTGAAGAGTGGATGCCGAGCGGCATGCAGTTCTTAGAGACTGCAAAATTTACGGCGGGAAGAGGCTGGAACAAAAAGGCTGCTTTCCTGCTCCACCAGGCCACAGAGAGCCTATACCACTGCGTCCTTCTTGTGTGCACCTTCTACACGCCCCATGTTCACAATCTGGCGTTCCTGCGCACGCAGGCCGAGCGGATCGACCGGCGGCTCTGTCATGTCTGGCCGAGCGACAATCGCCAGCAGCGCGGCCGGTTCGAGAAGCTGAAAGAGGCTTATGTGAAGGCCCGCTACTCCAAGCACTACCGCATCACCGAGGAAGAGCTGGCCTGGCTCGGCGAACAGGTTGAGGAACTCGGCCGCGTCGTGCACGCCATCTGTTCGGAACGCATCGACCATCTGGAACAGACGGCGCGGGACGCTGGCTGA
- a CDS encoding cation:proton antiporter — protein MLDSGFYVQILTGMGAIILMTAWIPMALRKMPLSLPIFCVAIGAALFTMPRLRPFAVHPLQYPVLVERLSEFVVVVALMGAGLKIDRLVGLRRWVLTWRLLAIAMPITILLVAALASSLLGLGLAAALLLASSLAPTDPVLASDVQVGAPGEGEEDEARFALTSEAGLNDGLAFPFVNLAIALAGLSFGTQAFGHWLIVDVIWKVLAGLGMGYVIGMGLGFVTFHLPNAAKLSRTGDGFVALGAALLAYGLTQLAHGYGFLAVFVAALCLRHASRDHSYHHRLHAFAEEAERLLMMLVLVLFGGMITHAGLFAHLDIWTILFTALTILVVRPFAGLISLAALELPWREKLVISFFGIRGVGTIYYLAFALNQANFPEAERLWSVAALVILVSIVLHGITVTPSLQLLDQWQARRQSSR, from the coding sequence ATGCTCGATTCTGGATTCTACGTCCAGATCCTGACCGGTATGGGCGCCATCATTTTGATGACCGCCTGGATTCCGATGGCCCTGCGGAAGATGCCTTTGTCGCTGCCGATCTTCTGCGTGGCCATCGGCGCAGCCCTGTTTACGATGCCGCGGTTAAGACCATTCGCGGTTCATCCACTGCAGTACCCCGTCCTGGTGGAGCGCCTGAGCGAGTTTGTGGTTGTGGTCGCGCTCATGGGCGCGGGTCTCAAGATCGACCGGCTCGTCGGTCTTCGCCGCTGGGTCCTCACCTGGCGTCTCCTCGCGATTGCAATGCCGATCACCATCCTGCTCGTTGCTGCACTCGCCTCCTCCCTTCTGGGGCTCGGCCTCGCGGCCGCCCTGCTCCTGGCATCGAGTCTTGCCCCCACAGATCCGGTGCTCGCGAGCGACGTCCAGGTCGGCGCACCAGGGGAGGGGGAAGAAGATGAGGCCCGTTTCGCGCTCACGTCCGAAGCGGGACTGAACGATGGGCTTGCGTTTCCCTTTGTCAACCTCGCAATTGCGCTGGCGGGCCTGTCCTTTGGAACCCAAGCGTTTGGACACTGGCTCATCGTTGACGTGATCTGGAAGGTTCTTGCTGGTCTCGGCATGGGCTATGTCATTGGAATGGGCCTGGGCTTCGTTACTTTCCACCTGCCCAACGCCGCCAAGCTGTCCCGAACAGGTGACGGTTTCGTAGCCTTGGGCGCCGCGCTCCTTGCATATGGTCTCACGCAGCTGGCACATGGGTATGGCTTTCTCGCCGTCTTCGTCGCGGCGCTTTGCCTTCGCCATGCCAGCCGCGACCACAGCTACCATCATCGTCTGCATGCATTCGCCGAAGAAGCCGAACGCCTGTTGATGATGCTGGTGTTGGTGCTGTTCGGCGGCATGATCACCCATGCAGGGCTATTCGCGCATCTGGATATTTGGACGATCTTATTCACCGCCCTGACAATCCTCGTCGTTCGCCCATTCGCTGGTCTCATCAGCCTTGCCGCATTGGAACTTCCGTGGCGGGAGAAGCTCGTAATTTCCTTCTTCGGAATACGGGGTGTGGGCACGATCTACTATCTCGCCTTCGCCCTCAATCAAGCCAACTTCCCCGAGGCGGAGAGGCTCTGGAGCGTCGCTGCCCTCGTCATTCTCGTTTCCATCGTTCTACATGGCATCACCGTGACTCCGTCCCTGCAGCTGCTCGATCAATGGCAGGCGCGACGTCAATCCTCGCGATGA